The Vespula vulgaris chromosome 12, iyVesVulg1.1, whole genome shotgun sequence genome window below encodes:
- the LOC127068071 gene encoding ras guanine nucleotide exchange factor B-like isoform X2, whose amino-acid sequence MHDGRMATGSGEGGRGGGGPVAPLDNNSTATTTLTESTTSSSSAAPSSSSSTSSSSSSSSSSNTAAILTENHANATNLPLTTGSQQPQQTLHHQQHQQQQQQQQQQQQQQQSQQQQQQQQQQQRIRLDLLTDLPANDASESRALGSSTDQRRRRS is encoded by the exons ATGCACGACGGTCGAATGGCTACAGGCTCGGGGGAAGGTGGCAGGGGCGGCGGGGGGCCCGTGGCACCTCTAGACAACAACTCCACCGCGACGACTACCCTTACGGAATCAACGACATCCTCTTCGTCGGCCgctccctcttcctcctcctctacctCATCTTCTagctcgtcctcgtcgtcttcgAATACCGCCGCGATCTTGACGGAGAATCACGCGAATGCAACTAATCTGCCATTGACTACGGGATCCCAGCAGCCTCAACAAACTCTTCATCATCagcaacatcaacaacaacaacaacaacaacaacaacaacaacaacaacaacaatcacaacaacaacaacagcagcagcagcagcagcaacgtATCAGGCTCGATCTTCTCACCGATTTGCCCGCCAATGATGCTTCAG AGAGCAGAGCGCTCGGCAGCAGCACAGACCAGCGACGAAGACGGAGCTGA
- the LOC127068071 gene encoding probable serine/threonine-protein kinase yakA isoform X3: MHDGRMATGSGEGGRGGGGPVAPLDNNSTATTTLTESTTSSSSAAPSSSSSTSSSSSSSSSSNTAAILTENHANATNLPLTTGSQQPQQTLHHQQHQQQQQQQQQQQQQQQSQQQQQQQQQQQRIRLDLLTDLPANDASVRRRRKKTNI; the protein is encoded by the coding sequence ATGCACGACGGTCGAATGGCTACAGGCTCGGGGGAAGGTGGCAGGGGCGGCGGGGGGCCCGTGGCACCTCTAGACAACAACTCCACCGCGACGACTACCCTTACGGAATCAACGACATCCTCTTCGTCGGCCgctccctcttcctcctcctctacctCATCTTCTagctcgtcctcgtcgtcttcgAATACCGCCGCGATCTTGACGGAGAATCACGCGAATGCAACTAATCTGCCATTGACTACGGGATCCCAGCAGCCTCAACAAACTCTTCATCATCagcaacatcaacaacaacaacaacaacaacaacaacaacaacaacaacaacaatcacaacaacaacaacagcagcagcagcagcagcaacgtATCAGGCTCGATCTTCTCACCGATTTGCCCGCCAATGATGCTTCAG